A genomic region of Christiangramia sp. OXR-203 contains the following coding sequences:
- a CDS encoding 4'-phosphopantetheinyl transferase family protein, translating into MPLYKTITVDERTKVFIWKVEESFDWLANGINLTAHCQKRVDGMKSEIHRRGFMSIRHLMAEAGYTDHDLYYDDLGKPHLRDDRYISITHSFNFTAIIISNRDVGIDIEKQREKILKIANKFTPLNEYHTLANEEALIRKLTIVWGAKESVYKLIARPGVGFLQHINVTDFDFDDSKTTAHVRYHELDSWYNIDFLEFENFTCVYALSSIGKIK; encoded by the coding sequence ATGCCTCTTTATAAAACAATAACAGTTGATGAACGTACTAAAGTCTTCATTTGGAAGGTAGAAGAGTCTTTTGATTGGCTGGCGAATGGGATCAATCTTACTGCACATTGTCAAAAAAGAGTAGACGGTATGAAATCTGAAATTCACCGTCGTGGATTCATGAGCATTAGACATTTAATGGCCGAAGCAGGGTATACAGATCATGATCTTTATTATGACGATCTGGGGAAACCGCATCTTCGTGATGACAGGTATATCTCCATTACTCATTCGTTCAATTTCACCGCGATCATTATCAGTAATCGCGACGTGGGGATCGATATTGAAAAGCAACGGGAAAAGATCCTGAAGATCGCTAATAAGTTCACTCCGCTAAACGAATATCATACGTTGGCGAATGAAGAGGCTTTGATAAGAAAGCTTACCATAGTATGGGGTGCCAAGGAATCTGTTTATAAATTGATCGCTCGCCCTGGAGTTGGTTTTCTACAGCATATTAATGTGACTGACTTTGATTTCGACGATTCGAAAACAACAGCTCATGTAAGATATCATGAACTGGATTCCTGGTATAATATCGATTTTCTGGAATTTGAGAATTTCACCTGTGTTTATGCACTTTCTTCTATTGGAAAAATCAAGTAA
- the ahcY gene encoding adenosylhomocysteinase — MSTKTVPYTAYKVKDIELAEYGRLEIELAEAEMPGLMALRKEFGESKPLKGARIAGCLHMTIQTAVLIETLVELGADVTWSSCNIFSTQDHAAAAIAAAGIPVYAWKGMTEEEFNWCIEQTLFFGEDRKPLNMILDDGGDLTNMVLDEYPELAEGIKGLSEETTTGVHRLYERMKNGTLPMPAINVNDSVTKSKFDNKYGCRESAVDAIRRATDVMLAGKRVVVCGYGDVGKGTAQSFKGAGSIVTVTEIDPICALQAAMDGFEVKKLETVLPKADIVITTTGNKDIVRGEHFEAMKDKTIVANIGHFDNEIAVAWLNDNHGNSKVEIKPQVDKYTINGKDIILLAEGRLVNLGCATGHPSFVMSNSFTNQTLAQMELWNNTDQYKNEVYMLPKHLDEKVAKLHLERIGVELTELKQDQAEYIGVTVEGPYKPEYYRY; from the coding sequence ATGTCAACTAAAACAGTACCGTATACCGCTTATAAAGTCAAAGATATTGAGCTTGCCGAATATGGCCGTCTTGAAATTGAACTTGCTGAAGCTGAAATGCCGGGACTTATGGCATTGCGTAAAGAGTTTGGGGAATCCAAGCCTTTAAAAGGTGCCAGAATTGCGGGTTGTTTACATATGACGATCCAGACTGCAGTTCTTATCGAAACTTTGGTAGAACTTGGAGCAGATGTTACCTGGAGCTCATGTAATATATTTTCTACGCAGGATCATGCTGCTGCTGCTATTGCTGCCGCCGGTATTCCTGTTTATGCATGGAAGGGAATGACCGAGGAAGAATTCAACTGGTGTATCGAACAAACACTTTTCTTCGGAGAGGATCGTAAGCCACTTAATATGATTCTTGATGATGGTGGAGATCTTACCAATATGGTCCTTGATGAATACCCTGAACTAGCTGAAGGAATTAAAGGACTTTCAGAAGAAACAACTACAGGAGTTCATAGACTTTACGAAAGAATGAAGAACGGAACATTGCCAATGCCGGCAATTAATGTAAACGATTCTGTAACTAAATCTAAATTTGATAACAAATACGGTTGCCGCGAGAGTGCAGTAGATGCGATTCGTCGTGCTACAGATGTTATGTTAGCTGGTAAAAGAGTTGTTGTATGTGGATATGGAGATGTTGGAAAAGGAACAGCTCAATCTTTTAAAGGTGCTGGTTCTATCGTAACTGTTACTGAAATTGATCCAATTTGTGCATTACAGGCAGCAATGGATGGTTTCGAGGTGAAGAAACTTGAAACTGTGCTTCCTAAAGCAGATATCGTTATCACTACTACCGGAAATAAAGACATCGTACGTGGAGAGCATTTCGAGGCGATGAAAGACAAAACAATCGTAGCGAATATTGGTCACTTTGATAATGAGATCGCTGTTGCATGGTTAAATGATAACCACGGAAACTCTAAAGTAGAGATCAAACCACAGGTTGACAAATACACTATTAACGGGAAAGATATCATCCTTCTTGCTGAAGGTCGTTTAGTGAATTTAGGTTGTGCAACTGGACATCCTAGTTTTGTAATGAGTAATTCATTCACGAACCAGACCCTGGCACAAATGGAACTTTGGAATAATACTGATCAGTATAAGAACGAAGTTTATATGTTACCTAAGCATCTTGATGAAAAAGTTGCAAAACTTCACCTTGAAAGAATTGGGGTTGAATTGACTGAACTTAAACAGGATCAGGCAGAATATATTGGTGTAACGGTAGAAGGACCTTACAAGCCAGAATACTACAGGTACTAG
- a CDS encoding geranylgeranylglyceryl/heptaprenylglyceryl phosphate synthase, producing MPEVLSYLQDIQQAFVENRKLLAILIDPDKFYEKQVDNFFQNLPCETTHILVGGSTVEHGRTCAVISAIKRVNRLPVILFPGDSSQISSEADALLFLSLISGRNPEFLIEQQVRSVEKIKSSDLEVIPTGYILIDGGRETSVQKVSKTVPINQKEVKLVVNTALAGQYSGKQLIYLEAGSGAEYPVSSEIIKAVSSNLEIPLIVGGGIRTQQQMQNAYKSGATMVVMGTAFEK from the coding sequence ATGCCCGAAGTACTTAGCTATTTGCAGGATATACAGCAAGCTTTTGTAGAGAACAGAAAGTTACTTGCGATCCTGATAGATCCCGATAAATTTTATGAGAAACAGGTTGATAATTTCTTTCAAAATCTACCTTGTGAAACAACCCATATTTTAGTTGGAGGCAGTACGGTGGAACATGGAAGAACCTGTGCCGTGATCTCAGCGATCAAGCGGGTGAACAGGCTTCCGGTGATACTTTTTCCTGGTGATTCTTCTCAAATCTCTTCGGAAGCAGATGCGTTACTTTTTCTAAGCCTAATCTCGGGTAGAAATCCTGAATTTTTAATTGAGCAACAGGTTCGCTCTGTGGAGAAGATCAAAAGTTCAGATCTTGAAGTGATCCCTACTGGTTATATTCTTATTGATGGTGGCAGGGAAACTTCAGTTCAAAAGGTAAGCAAAACCGTTCCTATCAATCAGAAGGAGGTGAAGCTTGTCGTGAATACCGCACTGGCAGGACAATATTCGGGAAAACAATTGATTTATCTCGAAGCTGGAAGTGGCGCAGAATACCCGGTTTCTTCGGAAATAATCAAGGCTGTGTCTTCCAATCTTGAAATCCCCTTAATTGTTGGTGGAGGTATTCGTACGCAACAGCAAATGCAAAATGCTTATAAATCTGGTGCCACGATGGTGGTCATGGGAACTGCTTTTGAAAAATAG